Below is a window of Desmonostoc muscorum LEGE 12446 DNA.
GACACAATTCGGAAAGGGACAAGAGAATTAAAAAGCGGTATTACTTGTGTTGATAACATGAGTGGCAAAGGACGTTATAAAGCAGAAGAACACCTACCAAATCTTTTAGAAGATATAAAAAATTTAGTTGACTTTTATAGTCAAACAGATCCGAGTTTTAAAAGTCAAAGACTATATACTAGACTCAGTGCAGCCGAAGTCAGAAAGCAATTAATCGAAAAGTATGGTTACAGCGATGAAAAGTTACATACATCAGAAACAATTCGAGTCAAATTAAATAATTTAGGTTACAAGCTCAGAAGGGTAAAGAAAGTTCAACCTCAAAAAAAATTCCACAAACTGATGCAATCTTTGAGCAATTAGACATTGTAAATAAAGATGCTTCAGAAGATAAGAGTGTTTTACGTCTAAGCATGGACGGAAAAGCCCGTGTTAAGATCGGCTCATTTGACCGAGGGGGTAAAAGCAGGGATGGAGCGAAGGCTGACGACCATGATTATAATCCGAAGACAACTGTAACTCCTTATGGTATCTTTCTTCCAGAGCTTGATGAGCTATTTTTATACTTTACGGAATCGAAAGCTACAAGCGATTTTATTGTTGATATTCTAGAAGATTTTTGGTTAGAAGAAAAGCATCGTTTTTCTGATATTCAAACCCTACTTCTCAATCAAGATAACGGGCCACAGAATAGCTCACGGCGTACTCAATTTATGAAACGTATAGTAGAGTTTGTGCAAAAACATCAAGTAAATATACGTTTAGCTTACTATCCGCCCTATCATAGTAAATATAATCCGATAGAAAGGACGTGGGCAGTACTAGAAAATCACTGGAATGGTAGCATTTTAGATGAACTAGAAACGGCTCTAAATTTTGCCAGCACTATGACATGGAACGGGAAACATCCAGTCGTTAAGTTAGTACACGAAACTTATGAGAATGGGGTCAAGCTTACAAAAAAAGCTATGGCTCAAATTGAAAAACAGATTGAGCGGCTAACCGATTCTACTCATGAAGTTTTCCCAAATTTAGGTAATTGGTTTATTGATATTTGTTGTAGTAAAACAAAAGTTATTTGATTTTAATAACAGCATTTATTTAGCTACAAAACATACTAATCCTACACTGTTTAACTTTAAAATAGATGACAAGTGTATAGATTCTTCATGCATAGATGATCGGGAGAAAAGGGGTTGCCGAGGGCAACCCCTTTTCTCCCCCCCCCCTTAAAATGATTATCATTCTTGAGAAAACATATTTCTTGTTTTTCTTGGAATAATTTATTCTTTGGAAGTCCCTTGAATGAGATAAGAATTTGCCGTAGTTCCCCGTTGGCGGGAATACTCAACTTCAAATTTTAGTCGTTCCCAAGTCCGCGATCGCAAAACCAGTGTATCTTTACCAATTTCAGCAACCTGCACATCTCTCGGACGGCTGGCAGTTACAGTATTAGCAGACATAGTAACCTCTCTCTGGGAATTGGGCATGGGGCATGAAGGAGATAAAATTCTTGTAGCGATTAATCGCGTCTTCTTGTACAGACGCGATTAATCGCGTCTCTACTGCTAACTCCCATTACTTTCGACTAATTCCGATTTGACTCGATTTTTATAGCGTTTAGACATTGCTTGTTCAGGATCAATGCCTTCAAAGGTGGGGGGTAGCCAAACTCGAACAACGAGTATTATTCCTAAAACTAATAAAAAGGCACAAGTGGCTAAAATTTGACTCCAATTAGTTTCTAAAACTCCTTTAACAATGACTTCTCGCAAGGCGGAAACAATGGAGACTTCTACAGCTACACCAATAGATATTCGTTGTTCTTGCAAGTAAATAATCAGCAGTCGAAACAACTCAACTAAGATGAGCAAAAAGAGAATATCGGCAGTAACAATATGAAAATCCAGTGGGGGAAGCAGGGAGAAAAACATATCTCTCACCTGAATTACCATGAAGCAAAATAAACCGAGACACAGAGAAATCACAATCAAATCTTGAATCAATTCCAAGGTTTGGACGATGCGTTTGCGATGGATTTCATAGGTGGGAATTGGGGTATCTTGAGCAGTCTTATACATGGCTTTTTGTGTGTGAGGAAATGGGGAGTGGGGAGTGGGGAGTAGGGAGTGGGGGATGAGGGAGATGGGTAATTACCAATGCGCCATGCCCCATGCCCCATTTAGTAATGATTGCCAATTTTGCGGTGATGGACGGCGGTGAGTCCGTTGACTTTGGCAACTCGGCCGGTTTGGACAGTGCTATAAATCACCCAATGATCTCCACAATCCATGCGGCTGGTGATTTCACATTCGAGATAAGCCAGGGCTTCAGCTAAAATGGGGGATTCGTTGGTAGCAGCAGGGTATGTTTTGATTCCAGCAAAGCGATCTGCGCCGGGAGCAAAACGCTTGAGGAAATGTTTCATTAATCCTTGATATCTGCCTTCTTCTAAAATATTTAAGACAAAGCGATCGCCAACGTGCATCAATGATTCTATGGCGCGGTCTTTGGCTACGGCGATCGCTACGCCTAAGGGATTCAAACTTGCTTGTGTTACCCAAGAAGCCAGCATTGCACTTTGAACTTCCCCTTTTTTGGCGGTGAGAATATATAATCCTGTGCTAATCCGCCCTAAGGATTTCTCTAATTCGCTATTAATTGATTTGATTTGTTTGATGGTGCGATCGCGGTTCAACCATTGACCCATATCTGTCCCCGCTTCATCACAAAGTTGTTCTGTTGCTTTGGTGGGAATTTCTTTAACTAAAATTGGGGTAAAGGCTTCAATTAATCCTAATTCTTGAAACTTATTGCGTAAGGGAAAAACAGGCTCATCTTCTCCACCTCCCGACTCTAATAAACCAATTGCTTGTTTATTATGAGCAGCGGCTAAAATAATATTAAAAGCTGCCTGAGCCACATCTGATGATTGCGGAGGCATTCCAATAACTAAACCAGCAGCTTGGTCAACTAATTCTCGCACTTCTTGAGGTTCGGCATTATTCAAAGCTACTAATTCTACCGCCACACCTGTCTTTGCAATTCCATGTGCGATCGCTCTTACTAAATTTTCACTATATCCATAATCTTCCACGTAAAACAAAGCCACCAATGTCTCTGTTTTGGCTTGTTCTAAACTCCAATTTTGATAGCGTCCCAGCCATTCTGGAATATATTCTTTTAATAAAGGCCCGTGTCCTGTGGCAACTGTTTTTATTTCTAACTTTTCAATTCGTTTTAAAGCTGCCAATACAGACCGAGCATTGGGAGCCATCAGACAATCATAGTAATATTGAAAATCTTCTTCGATGATCTCGAAATTTTCATCATAAGTATGGTCATCACAGTAATGCATTCCAAACACATCACAGGTGTAAAGAGTGCAGGTTTTGTGGTCATAAGTCAAGATTGTATCAGGCCAGTGTAAGTTAGGAGCGGAGATAAATTCTAGTTGATGTCCGTTGCCTAAATCTAATAACTCGCCACTTTTTACCAGCTTGGATTTAAAAGGCTGGTGAATCATATTTTCCAAAAATTGAATAGCTATCTTCGCACCAACAACGGTAATGGAAGGAGCTAGTTGTAAAATATTTTTTACTAAGCCACTATGGTCTGGTTCGGTGTGACTAATAATCAAGTAGTCAATTTTAGCTGGATCAATTAATCCTGCCACTATCTCCAGATATAACTGCTCAAACTTGCTATGAGAAGTATCAACTAAGGCTACTTTTTCTCCCTGAATTAAGAAAGAATTATAGGTCGTGCCATTCCGTAAACCAAACTCGACATCAAAACGTTCTCTATCCCAATCAAGGCAACGGATAGCAGTCGTTTCCGGAGCAATTTCAACAGTTTCAATTGTTAAACGTCCGGGATTAGGAATAACTTGAGTAGGCTGTGTGAGTGCGACCATTGGTTTTCTCCAATCAAGAGATTATCTAGAGCAAGTGTGCTTACTTCTTATATTTACCCGAAATATTTGATTAGTAAAATGCTAATTTCTAAAGTTAACTATCAAAAAGATTTATTGTTCATTTCCATTGATTTATCATTGAAGAAATCAATGATTATCATTAGTTTGATCTGGGGACTGGGGACTGGGAAGAAGGAATAAAGGTGTACCTAGCTTCCCAAAAATCAAATATGAGTCCTATAAGTCTGCTAGCGTCGTATAAAGACTGTTTTACTTGCAAATTCAGAATTCAGAATTCTGACTCCTGAATTCTGAATTCTGCCATATCATTACTTCTGTTCTGCTGGTAAAATCTTGTTTTGCAGCCAACCCATTGCTTTATCTAGAATTAAGCCAACAACACCGATATAAACTAGAGCCAAAATAACTTCGCTGACGTTGTTATTTTGATAAGCATCCCAGATAAAAAAGCCAATGCCGACAATACCGGACATGACGATTTCAGCAGCAATAATGGCTAACCAAGCTAAACCGATCGCAATTCTCAATCCGGTAAAAATATACGGTAATGCCGCAGGAATCAAAATATTAGTGAAATATTCTTTGCGGCTAAGTTGCAGAACTTTAGCAACGTTGTTGTAATCTTGGGGAATTTGGGTGACGCCGACAGCAGTGTTAATTAAAATCGGCCAAATTGCAGTAATGAAAATGACGAATAATGCAGCCGGTTCGTTTTGTCGTAAAGCTGCTAAAGAAATTGGTACCCAAGCCAAAGGTGGTACTGTCCGTAGCAATTGAAAGATAGGATCTAAAGCCTTGGACATGGTTTTATTAACACCAATTAAAATGCCCAAGCCAATACCCACAATTGCCGCAAGTGTATAACTAATAGCGACTCGTTGGAGACTAGCAAGAATCTGCCAAAACAGACCTTTATCGATGCCCCCTCGGTCATAAAATGGCCAGAAAATGAGTATCCAAGTATCTTGTATAACCTGTATCGGCCCTGGTAATGTTGCACCGGGAGTCCAAGCGAAAAGTTGCCAAAGAACTAGAAATATGGTGATGGCGATCGCTGGTGGTATAAGGTCAGGAAATTGCTTTTGAAGACGAGATATAAAGCCATTATTAAATCTAGGGCTTGCAGGGCGTTTTTGGGCGAGCGTCATAACCTATGTTCTCCTCAAATTTTATTTGTTCTTGGCTGTTTGTCAGTTATCAATGACCAATGACTAAATATTGACCTTCTTGATTTTCAAACTCTTGAGATATTCTTCTGGCTTTTCAGGGTCGAATTTGATGCCATCAAAAAATTCTTCTACCCCACGAGATGTGTTTGTAGGAATATCAGCAACAGTAATACCAGCTTCTTTGGCTGCTTCTTTCCAAATATCTTCGCGGTTGACTTTATTAATTAGTTCCTTAGCTTTAGCGGCATTATTGGCAATGTAATCTTTTGGTAGAAATCCCCAGCGGACGTTTTCCACAATGAACCATAAATCATGACTTTTGTAGGGATAAGAAACATTACCTTTTTCATCTTTCCAGTAGTAAGCTGCCATTGATTTATCATCAATTTTGCGACCATCACCCATGTCATACTTGCCTTGGTATGGATCTGCAAGAATCTCAGGTGACGAAAGATTAAAATAATTTC
It encodes the following:
- a CDS encoding phosphate-starvation-inducible PsiE family protein, translated to MYKTAQDTPIPTYEIHRKRIVQTLELIQDLIVISLCLGLFCFMVIQVRDMFFSLLPPLDFHIVTADILFLLILVELFRLLIIYLQEQRISIGVAVEVSIVSALREVIVKGVLETNWSQILATCAFLLVLGIILVVRVWLPPTFEGIDPEQAMSKRYKNRVKSELVESNGS
- a CDS encoding diflavin flavoprotein, coding for MVALTQPTQVIPNPGRLTIETVEIAPETTAIRCLDWDRERFDVEFGLRNGTTYNSFLIQGEKVALVDTSHSKFEQLYLEIVAGLIDPAKIDYLIISHTEPDHSGLVKNILQLAPSITVVGAKIAIQFLENMIHQPFKSKLVKSGELLDLGNGHQLEFISAPNLHWPDTILTYDHKTCTLYTCDVFGMHYCDDHTYDENFEIIEEDFQYYYDCLMAPNARSVLAALKRIEKLEIKTVATGHGPLLKEYIPEWLGRYQNWSLEQAKTETLVALFYVEDYGYSENLVRAIAHGIAKTGVAVELVALNNAEPQEVRELVDQAAGLVIGMPPQSSDVAQAAFNIILAAAHNKQAIGLLESGGGEDEPVFPLRNKFQELGLIEAFTPILVKEIPTKATEQLCDEAGTDMGQWLNRDRTIKQIKSINSELEKSLGRISTGLYILTAKKGEVQSAMLASWVTQASLNPLGVAIAVAKDRAIESLMHVGDRFVLNILEEGRYQGLMKHFLKRFAPGADRFAGIKTYPAATNESPILAEALAYLECEITSRMDCGDHWVIYSTVQTGRVAKVNGLTAVHHRKIGNHY
- the ntrB gene encoding nitrate ABC transporter permease, which gives rise to MTLAQKRPASPRFNNGFISRLQKQFPDLIPPAIAITIFLVLWQLFAWTPGATLPGPIQVIQDTWILIFWPFYDRGGIDKGLFWQILASLQRVAISYTLAAIVGIGLGILIGVNKTMSKALDPIFQLLRTVPPLAWVPISLAALRQNEPAALFVIFITAIWPILINTAVGVTQIPQDYNNVAKVLQLSRKEYFTNILIPAALPYIFTGLRIAIGLAWLAIIAAEIVMSGIVGIGFFIWDAYQNNNVSEVILALVYIGVVGLILDKAMGWLQNKILPAEQK